In the genome of Nitrospiraceae bacterium, one region contains:
- a CDS encoding segregation/condensation protein A, with protein sequence MEQAELPYQVRIDNFEGPLDLLLHLIKKSEINIYDIPIALIAKQYLEYLEAMKDLNLTVAGEFLVMAATLLQIKSKMLLPVDETTEDEEDGPDPREELVRRLLEYKQFKDAARQLDDQGRLWRELYSREQSPPVETESDELPLEDVSLFDLMDALKGVFERNSGAQLLEIIPDNLTVRDRMNVILEALEGRDSVTFSSLFESSSHRMVIIVTFLALLELIRLRTARVFQAENFGPILVSRTFSLVPDPAELDDAEWRGA encoded by the coding sequence ATGGAACAGGCAGAGCTGCCCTATCAGGTTCGGATCGACAATTTCGAGGGTCCGCTCGATCTGTTGCTCCATCTCATCAAGAAAAGCGAAATCAATATCTACGATATCCCGATCGCTCTCATCGCCAAACAGTACCTGGAATATCTTGAAGCAATGAAGGATCTGAACTTGACCGTGGCGGGAGAGTTTCTGGTGATGGCGGCGACGTTGCTGCAGATCAAATCCAAAATGCTGCTGCCGGTCGATGAAACGACCGAAGATGAAGAGGATGGTCCAGACCCGCGGGAAGAGTTGGTCCGCCGGTTGCTGGAATACAAGCAATTCAAGGATGCAGCGCGTCAGCTGGATGACCAAGGGCGGTTGTGGCGAGAGCTCTACAGCCGCGAACAGAGTCCGCCTGTCGAAACGGAATCGGATGAGCTCCCTCTCGAAGACGTCAGCCTGTTCGATCTGATGGATGCGCTCAAGGGAGTCTTCGAGCGCAATTCGGGAGCGCAATTGCTGGAGATCATCCCGGATAACCTGACCGTGCGGGATCGAATGAACGTCATCCTTGAGGCATTGGAGGGGCGGGACTCTGTGACGTTCAGCTCGCTGTTTGAATCATCGAGTCATCGGATGGTCATCATCGTGACGTTCCTTGCGCTGCTCGAACTGATCCGACTGCGAACAGCCCGGGTATTCCAAGCGGAAAACTTTGGTCCAATTTTGGTGTCGCGCACGTTTTCGCTCGTGCCCGATCCGGCCGAACTCGATGATGCGGAATGGAGGGGAGCATGA
- the scpB gene encoding SMC-Scp complex subunit ScpB encodes MSLTVTQAMDEISYVGKAVAAEDVPHGNGHGEEVDRRELRAILEAVLFVSSEPVPVARLVSVLGAVKKADVEQALAQLKQELEQDGRGVQLVQVAGGYRLMTKPDYAPWIKKLEKAKTVQKLSRSALESLAIIAYKQPLVRSEIEQIRGVETSGVLRTLLERKLVRIVGRKEIPGRPIMYGTTKFFLEHFGLQDLSQLPPLRELKELGDAEQAFLPMEDETGHMGGSMLSGASESPDLTLALASPLLTEPVEQA; translated from the coding sequence ATGAGCCTGACAGTAACCCAGGCGATGGATGAAATTTCGTACGTCGGTAAGGCGGTTGCGGCCGAGGATGTCCCCCACGGTAATGGACATGGCGAGGAGGTCGACCGGCGAGAACTCAGGGCTATTCTCGAAGCGGTGTTGTTCGTGTCATCGGAGCCGGTGCCGGTGGCTCGTTTGGTCTCGGTCTTGGGAGCGGTCAAAAAGGCAGACGTGGAGCAGGCGCTCGCGCAGTTGAAGCAGGAGCTTGAACAGGACGGCCGCGGGGTGCAGTTGGTGCAAGTGGCGGGCGGCTACCGCTTGATGACCAAACCCGACTATGCGCCGTGGATCAAGAAGCTCGAGAAGGCCAAGACGGTGCAGAAGTTGTCTCGGTCTGCTCTCGAATCCCTGGCGATCATTGCCTACAAGCAGCCCCTCGTCCGTTCGGAGATCGAGCAGATTCGCGGCGTGGAGACGTCCGGTGTTCTCCGGACACTCCTTGAGCGAAAATTGGTCCGCATCGTCGGCCGCAAGGAAATTCCTGGTCGACCGATCATGTATGGCACCACGAAGTTTTTCCTTGAGCATTTCGGTTTGCAGGATCTCTCCCAATTGCCGCCCCTACGTGAACTCAAGGAGCTCGGCGACGCCGAGCAGGCATTCTTACCGATGGAGGACGAGACGGGACACATGGGCGGTTCCATGTTGAGCGGGGCATCCGAATCCCCGGATCTGACTCTTGCCTTGGCCAGCCCGTTGCTGACAGAGCCGGTCGAACAGGCTTGA
- a CDS encoding 6-bladed beta-propeller, which translates to MVKAWLYYDEMFRFGRSILRADAVQDEWGGGDSIAEAEELPPAPQNLKAKPGNSRITLTWDDVPDAMYYNVYFQTTKGVQIKFSELTRPIAGEEDFKATIGVKKDKATCIEGPRSPFIHDDLANGTCYHYVVTVVTAKGESPESQEAMAIPSPYLLAMCIGQEGVDDGEFSSPTGITLDKDGNIYVADTDNHSIQKFDKTGKFLARWGAEPSSQEGSFYYPRGLAIGSEDVLYVADSGNNRVQRFDLDGNVLQAWGKFGMAWRGADMGRFDVPWGLTTDQEGNLYVSDTSNARIQKFKADGTPLLKWGRDGSFDGAFFFPRGIAVDFVGNIYVADEGNNRIQKFDTRGSFLTKWGREGSGPGQFKSPWGVTCDALGNVYVVDTGNHRIQKFDGNGTFLCSWGNRGRTEGQLNFPYGVAVDKEGCVYVVDSGNNRVLKYVPTEEELNRGKDEAPKGQALSTTPPPHSVAGKAGDTETFLSWMEVPGAVSYNLYFGTSQGITKQTATKIEGVTNPYTHTGLTNDTAYFYAVSAVFQNETESALSREVTATPVLIDITAPQNPYAVINHGAFMTNSPEVVVTISAHDIDTGVGAYFISESPMTPMAGTPGWVDVTPALKFGATIPFILSPGDGQKVIYVWFKDVGGNVSTPASATILVNTSGYVCVAKWGRPGRGASLLHGGEFMAPIYGLSVDQQGSLFVVDNGNNRVQKFDNAGNFIILWGNFGSANSNFHNPSGVACDGKGDVWVVDTNNHRVQKFDGRLGGYLMKFGSRGNGEGQFNSPWGIAIDRVRGYVYVVDSANFRVQKFDMTGEFIMSWGSFGNGDGQFYFPRGIAVDQSDGSVYVVDMGNHRIQKFDTSTNVLPQLLTKWGGSSEPGHASSVLAQEAGQLRSPWGIAVDGAGDVYVTDTGNHRIEKFDKEGNFITQWGGFGNGDGQFNFPYGIAVDAKGNVFVIDSGNTRVQQFMPAEEGGERLQEEAEAAAEIEKAQGASKI; encoded by the coding sequence ATGGTCAAAGCATGGCTATATTATGATGAAATGTTTCGGTTCGGACGGTCCATCTTGCGGGCTGACGCGGTACAGGATGAATGGGGAGGCGGCGATTCAATTGCCGAGGCAGAAGAACTCCCACCGGCGCCGCAGAACCTGAAGGCAAAACCCGGTAACAGTCGAATCACACTCACCTGGGACGATGTCCCGGACGCGATGTACTACAACGTCTATTTCCAAACGACCAAAGGAGTCCAGATTAAGTTTTCCGAGCTCACACGCCCGATTGCCGGAGAAGAGGATTTCAAAGCCACCATCGGCGTGAAGAAAGACAAAGCGACCTGCATCGAAGGACCCCGTTCACCCTTCATCCATGACGATCTGGCCAACGGGACCTGCTACCACTATGTCGTGACGGTTGTGACGGCGAAGGGCGAAAGTCCGGAATCGCAGGAAGCAATGGCGATTCCTTCACCGTATCTCCTCGCGATGTGCATCGGTCAGGAAGGAGTCGACGACGGAGAATTCAGCTCGCCCACGGGCATCACCCTGGACAAAGACGGCAACATTTACGTTGCCGACACGGACAACCATTCCATCCAGAAATTCGATAAGACCGGGAAGTTTCTCGCTCGCTGGGGTGCGGAGCCGTCGTCTCAGGAAGGATCGTTTTATTACCCGCGGGGTCTCGCGATCGGGTCAGAAGACGTACTGTATGTGGCCGACAGCGGCAACAATCGGGTGCAGCGGTTTGATCTCGATGGCAACGTCTTGCAGGCCTGGGGAAAATTCGGCATGGCCTGGCGCGGGGCCGATATGGGCCGATTCGACGTGCCCTGGGGGCTAACGACCGACCAAGAAGGCAACCTCTATGTGTCGGATACGAGCAATGCCCGTATCCAAAAGTTCAAGGCAGACGGGACGCCGTTATTGAAGTGGGGACGGGACGGAAGCTTCGATGGCGCGTTCTTTTTCCCCCGCGGTATCGCCGTCGATTTTGTCGGCAATATCTATGTGGCGGATGAAGGGAACAACCGCATTCAGAAATTCGACACCCGAGGCAGCTTCTTGACGAAATGGGGACGGGAAGGGAGCGGTCCGGGACAATTCAAGTCGCCGTGGGGAGTGACCTGCGATGCATTGGGGAATGTGTATGTGGTCGATACCGGAAACCACCGCATTCAAAAATTCGACGGCAATGGAACATTTCTCTGTTCATGGGGAAATCGCGGCAGAACCGAAGGCCAATTGAACTTCCCCTACGGCGTGGCCGTGGACAAAGAAGGCTGTGTCTACGTGGTCGACAGTGGCAATAACCGCGTCCTGAAGTATGTGCCGACGGAAGAAGAGTTGAATCGCGGGAAAGACGAGGCGCCGAAGGGACAGGCGTTGAGTACAACTCCTCCGCCGCACAGCGTGGCAGGGAAAGCCGGGGATACGGAAACGTTCCTGAGCTGGATGGAGGTGCCCGGGGCTGTTTCATACAATCTGTACTTCGGCACATCGCAGGGCATCACGAAACAGACGGCAACCAAGATCGAGGGAGTGACCAATCCCTATACGCATACGGGACTTACGAACGATACCGCCTACTTCTACGCGGTGTCGGCGGTGTTCCAGAATGAGACCGAGAGCGCGTTGTCGAGGGAAGTCACGGCAACACCGGTTCTGATCGACATCACCGCTCCTCAGAATCCCTATGCGGTCATCAATCACGGCGCCTTTATGACGAATTCGCCCGAAGTCGTCGTCACGATTTCCGCCCACGACATCGATACCGGGGTTGGGGCCTATTTCATCTCCGAATCGCCGATGACGCCCATGGCAGGGACGCCGGGGTGGGTCGACGTGACGCCGGCGCTCAAGTTCGGAGCAACCATCCCCTTCATTCTGTCGCCGGGAGACGGGCAGAAAGTCATTTATGTCTGGTTCAAAGACGTTGGTGGGAACGTTTCCACGCCTGCCAGCGCGACCATTTTGGTCAATACCTCGGGTTATGTCTGCGTGGCCAAGTGGGGGCGTCCGGGCCGTGGGGCTTCGTTGCTGCACGGGGGGGAGTTCATGGCTCCCATCTACGGCCTCTCCGTGGACCAGCAGGGTTCTCTCTTCGTCGTGGACAACGGAAACAATCGTGTGCAGAAGTTCGACAATGCCGGAAACTTCATCATTCTCTGGGGCAACTTCGGTTCGGCGAATTCGAACTTCCACAATCCGAGCGGCGTAGCCTGCGACGGCAAGGGCGACGTGTGGGTCGTGGACACGAACAATCACCGCGTGCAGAAGTTCGACGGCAGACTGGGCGGCTACCTCATGAAATTCGGATCGCGAGGAAACGGCGAAGGACAGTTCAATTCACCCTGGGGCATCGCAATCGATCGGGTGCGCGGCTACGTCTACGTCGTCGATAGCGCCAACTTCCGTGTCCAGAAGTTCGATATGACCGGCGAGTTCATTATGTCGTGGGGGAGCTTCGGGAACGGTGACGGCCAGTTTTACTTCCCACGCGGGATCGCGGTGGATCAATCGGATGGGTCCGTCTACGTGGTGGATATGGGGAATCATCGCATCCAGAAGTTTGACACCAGCACGAACGTCTTGCCGCAGCTATTGACAAAGTGGGGCGGCAGCTCGGAGCCGGGCCATGCGAGCAGCGTTCTGGCGCAGGAAGCGGGACAACTCCGGTCTCCCTGGGGTATCGCGGTCGATGGAGCCGGGGACGTGTACGTGACCGATACCGGGAACCACCGGATTGAAAAGTTCGATAAGGAAGGAAACTTCATCACCCAGTGGGGTGGGTTCGGGAACGGCGACGGGCAGTTCAATTTCCCCTACGGGATTGCCGTCGATGCCAAGGGAAATGTGTTTGTCATCGACAGCGGCAACACCCGCGTGCAGCAGTTTATGCCGGCTGAAGAGGGCGGCGAACGACTCCAGGAAGAAGCAGAGGCGGCGGCGGAAATCGAAAAGGCGCAAGGAGCGTCAAAGATCTAA
- the guaB gene encoding IMP dehydrogenase: MLEQEPRTGLTYDDVVLVPAKSQVLPSEVNTHTRLSRHIQINIPIVSSAMDTVTDSRLAIAMAREGGIGIIHRVLSPADQAAEVDKVKKSESGMILDPVTISPEQTIRDAHQLMAKYRISGIPVTKNKKLVGILTNRDLRFESRMELKVSQVMRRDKLVTAPEGTSLEKAREILHEHRIEKLPVVNKHFELKGLITIKDIEKRIKYPTACKDGHGRLRIGAAIGVGPETEDRVAQLKKAGVDVIVVDTAHGHAQAVLDTVKMIKKHYSELELVAGNIATAEAARDLLKAGVDAVKVGVGPGSICTTRIVSGAGMPQLTAIADCAKALEGSGVPIIADGGIKFSGDITKALAAGASSVMLGGLLAGTEESPGETVLYQARTYKVYRGMGSIGAMERGGGDRYGQAGRQAQKLVPEGIEGRVPYKGPVSAVIYQLVGGVKSGMGYCGCKTIPELQQKATFIRQTVAGLRESHVHDVIITKEAPNYRMDWE; this comes from the coding sequence ATGTTGGAGCAAGAACCGCGGACTGGATTAACGTACGATGACGTCGTTCTGGTCCCTGCGAAGTCGCAGGTGCTTCCGAGCGAAGTCAATACGCACACACGCCTCAGTCGTCATATCCAGATCAACATTCCGATCGTCAGTTCCGCCATGGATACCGTCACGGATTCGCGGCTGGCGATCGCGATGGCCCGCGAAGGCGGGATCGGGATCATCCATCGCGTCTTGTCACCGGCCGATCAAGCCGCGGAAGTGGACAAGGTGAAAAAGTCCGAGAGCGGGATGATTCTGGATCCCGTCACGATTTCCCCTGAGCAAACGATTCGGGACGCGCACCAGTTGATGGCCAAGTATCGCATCTCCGGCATTCCCGTGACGAAAAACAAGAAACTGGTCGGCATTCTGACCAACCGTGATCTGCGGTTCGAAAGTCGTATGGAATTGAAGGTGTCTCAGGTAATGAGGCGGGACAAGCTCGTGACTGCGCCGGAGGGGACCAGCTTGGAAAAGGCCCGTGAAATTTTGCATGAGCATCGCATCGAGAAACTGCCCGTCGTGAACAAGCACTTCGAGCTCAAAGGCTTGATCACGATCAAGGATATCGAAAAGCGCATCAAGTATCCCACGGCCTGTAAGGACGGCCACGGACGGCTTCGCATCGGCGCGGCGATCGGGGTCGGGCCAGAGACGGAAGATCGCGTGGCCCAACTCAAGAAAGCTGGTGTGGACGTGATCGTGGTCGATACGGCTCACGGCCATGCTCAAGCAGTGCTGGACACGGTGAAGATGATCAAGAAGCATTATTCCGAGCTGGAACTCGTTGCTGGAAATATTGCGACGGCCGAAGCGGCGAGAGACCTGCTCAAGGCAGGAGTCGATGCGGTGAAAGTCGGTGTCGGACCTGGCTCGATCTGCACAACCCGCATTGTGTCGGGAGCTGGTATGCCGCAGCTGACCGCTATTGCGGATTGCGCCAAAGCATTGGAAGGCAGCGGTGTGCCGATCATCGCCGATGGCGGCATCAAGTTTTCAGGGGACATTACGAAAGCTCTCGCGGCTGGTGCCTCATCGGTCATGCTCGGTGGTTTGTTGGCCGGGACGGAGGAGTCACCGGGCGAGACCGTGCTGTATCAAGCCCGAACCTATAAAGTCTATCGCGGTATGGGATCGATCGGTGCGATGGAGCGTGGGGGTGGAGATCGTTACGGACAGGCCGGGCGTCAAGCCCAGAAGCTGGTGCCGGAAGGGATCGAGGGGCGCGTACCATACAAGGGACCCGTGTCGGCCGTGATTTATCAACTTGTCGGCGGTGTGAAATCCGGAATGGGGTACTGCGGGTGCAAAACAATTCCGGAACTGCAGCAAAAGGCTACGTTTATCCGTCAGACGGTGGCCGGCCTCCGCGAAAGTCACGTCCACGACGTGATCATTACGAAAGAGGCCCCGAACTATCGGATGGATTGGGAGTGA
- the guaA gene encoding glutamine-hydrolyzing GMP synthase: MELWHDRILVLDFGSQYTQLIARRIREAHVYSQIMPCTVPLATVLAYRPKGIVLSGGPSSVYDKKAPSVTKELFTQGIPILGICYGMQLVTHLSGGEVAKASHREYGRAELTIDDRSDLFKGIGEGGSTIVWMSHGDRIERMPPGFRSIAHTGNSPIAAMRRHDGKGRIYCLQFHPEVAHTPEGAAILRNFVYGICGCQPSWTMQSYVETAVEEIRKQVGNDQVICALSGGVDSSVAAVLTHRAIGNQLTCVFVDNGVLRAGERDQVQKTFATHFKLNLRMLDRTDEFLAGLKNVIDPERKRKIIGRLFIKNFDAESKKLKGIKYLVQGTLYPDVIESVSFKGPSATIKTHHNVGGLPARMKLKLIEPLRELFKDEVRVLGKELGIPDDVIWRQPFPGPGLAIRILGSVTKERLTILREAETIVDQEIRSAGLYRDIWQAFAVLLPIRTVGVMGDQRTYENVVAIRAVTSLDGMTADWAKIPNEVLGKMSNRIINEVKGVNRVVYDISSKPPSTIEWE; the protein is encoded by the coding sequence ATGGAACTCTGGCACGATCGTATCCTGGTCCTGGATTTCGGTTCGCAATACACCCAGCTCATCGCGCGTCGAATCCGCGAGGCGCACGTCTATTCCCAGATCATGCCGTGCACCGTCCCGCTTGCGACCGTGCTGGCCTACCGTCCAAAGGGCATCGTGCTGTCCGGCGGGCCGTCGAGTGTCTACGACAAAAAAGCCCCATCGGTCACCAAAGAGCTGTTTACGCAGGGTATCCCGATTCTGGGGATCTGCTACGGGATGCAATTGGTGACGCACCTCTCCGGCGGGGAAGTCGCCAAAGCGTCCCACCGCGAATACGGTCGCGCCGAACTCACGATCGATGATCGATCAGACCTCTTCAAAGGCATCGGCGAGGGCGGCTCGACCATTGTCTGGATGTCGCACGGCGACCGGATCGAACGCATGCCGCCAGGGTTTCGCTCGATCGCGCACACGGGAAATTCTCCGATCGCGGCTATGCGGCGGCACGATGGGAAAGGCCGAATCTATTGCCTGCAGTTTCATCCCGAAGTGGCGCATACGCCGGAAGGCGCCGCGATTCTGCGGAATTTCGTGTACGGCATCTGCGGGTGCCAGCCGTCGTGGACGATGCAGTCCTATGTCGAGACCGCCGTGGAGGAGATCCGCAAACAGGTCGGGAACGACCAGGTCATTTGCGCGTTGAGCGGCGGCGTGGACTCCTCGGTGGCGGCTGTGTTGACACACCGTGCGATCGGCAACCAGCTGACCTGTGTGTTCGTCGATAACGGGGTGCTGCGAGCAGGGGAGCGCGATCAAGTCCAGAAGACCTTCGCGACGCACTTCAAATTAAATCTTCGTATGCTCGACCGAACGGACGAGTTCCTGGCCGGTTTGAAGAATGTGATCGATCCGGAGCGAAAGCGGAAGATCATCGGGCGGCTCTTCATCAAGAACTTTGACGCAGAATCGAAGAAGTTGAAAGGGATCAAGTATCTGGTTCAAGGGACACTCTATCCGGATGTAATCGAGAGCGTAAGTTTTAAAGGCCCGTCCGCAACGATCAAGACGCATCACAACGTCGGCGGCCTGCCGGCACGGATGAAATTAAAGCTGATCGAGCCATTGCGGGAGCTGTTCAAGGACGAGGTGCGGGTCCTGGGAAAGGAACTGGGGATTCCCGACGACGTCATCTGGCGTCAGCCCTTCCCCGGTCCCGGCCTGGCCATTCGTATTCTTGGGTCCGTTACGAAGGAACGGCTCACGATTCTTCGCGAGGCGGAAACAATCGTGGACCAAGAAATTCGTTCGGCTGGCTTGTATCGCGACATCTGGCAGGCGTTTGCCGTGTTATTGCCGATTCGTACGGTCGGCGTGATGGGGGACCAGCGGACCTATGAAAACGTGGTTGCCATTCGCGCGGTGACCAGCCTCGACGGCATGACCGCAGACTGGGCCAAGATTCCGAACGAGGTCCTGGGCAAGATGTCGAACCGAATCATCAATGAAGTGAAGGGTGTGAACCGGGTCGTGTACGATATCAGTTCGAAGCCGCCTTCCACCATTGAATGGGAATAA